The following DNA comes from Cumulibacter manganitolerans.
ATCGAGTACGGCCGGCACGGGTCCGCCGTGGGCACCCCGGAGGTGTTCGTGCAGATCGCCGGCACCATCAGCCGGGCGACCGCCGCGGTCCCCGGGGCGTCGGTGCGGCTCAGCCGCGCCGGCCGCACCGTGCGGGCGCTGCGCACCGGGGCCGACGGCCGCTTCACCTTCACCGGGCTGCGCCCGCAGACCTACACCCTCACCGTGGACGGCGTCGGCGCGGCACCCGTCGAGCGGTCGATCGACGTACCGGCGGCGTCCGGCAACTACGACGTCGCGATCCCCTAGATCGCTCATCCAGCAGCACGTCCGAAGCAGCGGACCGAAAGGAAAGTCCCATGGCAGTCCAGGTCTCCTACCCTGGGGTCTACATCGACGAGTTCGCTCCCGGCGCGCCCATCGAGGGCGTGAGCACGAGCACCGCCGTCTTCATCGGGGTCGCCGAGAAGGGCCCCCGGAACGTCGCGACCCTCGTACAGAGCTGGGACAAGTTCCAGGCCACCTTCGGTGGCTTCCTCGCCGGTGTCCCCGGAGCCTGGCTCGCGCAGGGCGTGTACGGGTTCTTCCTCAACGGCGGGACGACCGCGTACGTCGTTCGGGTCTCGCAGGCGGCGGAGTCGCACGTGCCGTTGCCGGGCCGCGGCGCCGGTGTCGCCCTCGAGGCGTACGCGCTCGCCGAAGGCCCGGCGGGCGACACCATCAGCGTCTCGGTGAGCGACAGCAGCCGATCCGGGGACGCCCTGGCGGCGATCACGAGCCGCGCGATCACCGCGGTCAGCGGGGACAAGCTCACCCTGACGGTCGCCGACAGCAGCCCGTTCATCAAGGGATCCGTCGTCACCCTGGTGCAGGGCGCCGACCGCATCGTGCGCCGGGTGGACGCGGTCACCGCGACGACGATCGTGCTGAAGACGGCGGTGCCCGCGGCACCCGACCTCGTCGGCGGGCAGTCCCAGCCGGCGATCACTGCGGCGGTCCTCCCCGACGCCGACATCCAGGCCATGCCCGACCGCACGACGCTGACCATGGCCGACGACGAGCACGGCATCGTGCCGGGCGACAACGTGCGCGTCGCGGTCGGCGCGGCCCGGGCCCGCAGCGTCGTCGCCGGCGTGTCCGGCAAGACGATCACCCTCGCCACCGCGCTGCCCGGCGCGGACGACTACACCGACGGCACGGTGCGGCTGGCCGACCTGGTGGCCGGCAACCGGCGGCTGCGGATCTCCGCCCCGGTCGCGCTGCCGATCAACCAGGTGCTGCCGGCCGGCACCCTGCTGCGGATCACCCGGGGCGGCACCACCGAGCTGGTTCGAGTCGCCGCGGCCGGCGGCGACATCGTCAGCCTCGACGCGCCCGGCCTGGTCAACGGCTACCCGCTGGACGACGTGGAAGACCCGCCGGTCCTGGCGTCGGCCGAGTTCGACCTCGCCGTGCAGGACGGCTCCGCGGGCAGCACGTCGACGTACCCGCGGCTCAGCATGGATCCCCGGCACCCGGGATACTGGGCCACGGTCGTCAGCGACCCCGCGGTCCGGCTCGCCGTCCCGGATCCGGCGGGACCGCCGCGGTCCGACCCGCGGCCGGCCGTGGGCAGCTACCCGCTCGCCGGTGGTGTCGCCGACGACCCGGCCGCCTCGCTGCAGGCGCTGATCAACGATCCGGGCGCCCACCTCGACCCGCTCGCCGCCCGCCAGGACATCTCGCTCGTCGTCGCGCCGGGAATCACCGATGCCAACCTGCAGCAGGCGGTGGTGGCGCACTGCGAGCGCCTGTACGACCGGTTCGCGATCCTCGACCCGGTGCCGGGCGCCGACATCGACGGCATCGTCAGCCAGTTCGGTCAGGTGCGCTCGGTCAAGGGATTCGCCGCGCTGTACTACCCCGGCATCGTGGTGCGCCACCCGTTCACCGGGGTGTCCGAGGTCTGGCCGCCGTCCGGGCACCTCGCCGGGATCTACGCGCGGACCGACCAGACCCGCGGCGTGCACAAGGCGCCGGCCAACACCAACGTCCGCGGCGCACTGGGCGTCGAGACGTTGCTCAGCAACGCCGAGCAGGGGCCGATCAACCTGATGGGCATCAACGCGCTGCGGGTCTTCCCCGGACGCGCCCAGCCGGTCGTGTGGGGCGCCCGCACCACCGCCGGTGACCTGGACCGGAACTGGCAGTACGTCAACATCCGGCGGCTGTTCATCTTCCTCGAGCAGTCGATCGAGCGGTCGCTGCGCGGCGCGGTGTTCGAGCCGAACGACCTCGCGCTGTGGCAGCGGCTCAAGCGGACCATCACGAACTTCCTGACGCAGGTCTGGAAGGACGGCGCGCTGTTCGGCGCGAAGGCCGAGCAGGCCTTCTACGTGCGGATCGACGAGGCCCTCAACCCGCCGTCCACCCGCGCGCTCGGACGGCTGTACATCGAGGTCGGCGTCGTCCCGACGTACCCCGCGGAGTTCATCGTCCTGCGGATCGGCATCTGGGACGGCGGCGCCGAGGTCACCGAGTCCTAGGCCGCCCCGCCCGCGCCGAGCGGCCAACCCACCGACACGACAGGAGCACACGACATGGCTACCGGAGACCGCGTCGACCCCTACGCGAACTTCACGTTTCTCGTCGAGCTCGACGGCATCACCCGCGCCGGCTTCGCCGACGCGAGCGGCTTCGACACGACCATCGATGTGCATGAGTACCGCGAAGGCGGCGACAACACGACGATGCGCAAGCTGCCGGGCATGGCGAAGTACAGCAACATCACCCTCAAGCGCGGGCTCACCGACGACCGCGAGCTGTACGACTGGATGCGCAGCGGCGCGCTGGGCACCGTCGAACGCAAGAGCGGCTCGATCGTCGTCATGGACCTGGCGGGCAACGAGAAGGTCCGCTGGAACTTCGTGAACGCGTGGCCGACCAAGTGGTCGGCACCGGAGTTCTCGGCCAAGGGCAACGACGTGGCGATCGA
Coding sequences within:
- a CDS encoding phage tail sheath subtilisin-like domain-containing protein, translating into MAVQVSYPGVYIDEFAPGAPIEGVSTSTAVFIGVAEKGPRNVATLVQSWDKFQATFGGFLAGVPGAWLAQGVYGFFLNGGTTAYVVRVSQAAESHVPLPGRGAGVALEAYALAEGPAGDTISVSVSDSSRSGDALAAITSRAITAVSGDKLTLTVADSSPFIKGSVVTLVQGADRIVRRVDAVTATTIVLKTAVPAAPDLVGGQSQPAITAAVLPDADIQAMPDRTTLTMADDEHGIVPGDNVRVAVGAARARSVVAGVSGKTITLATALPGADDYTDGTVRLADLVAGNRRLRISAPVALPINQVLPAGTLLRITRGGTTELVRVAAAGGDIVSLDAPGLVNGYPLDDVEDPPVLASAEFDLAVQDGSAGSTSTYPRLSMDPRHPGYWATVVSDPAVRLAVPDPAGPPRSDPRPAVGSYPLAGGVADDPAASLQALINDPGAHLDPLAARQDISLVVAPGITDANLQQAVVAHCERLYDRFAILDPVPGADIDGIVSQFGQVRSVKGFAALYYPGIVVRHPFTGVSEVWPPSGHLAGIYARTDQTRGVHKAPANTNVRGALGVETLLSNAEQGPINLMGINALRVFPGRAQPVVWGARTTAGDLDRNWQYVNIRRLFIFLEQSIERSLRGAVFEPNDLALWQRLKRTITNFLTQVWKDGALFGAKAEQAFYVRIDEALNPPSTRALGRLYIEVGVVPTYPAEFIVLRIGIWDGGAEVTES
- a CDS encoding phage tail protein, with the translated sequence MATGDRVDPYANFTFLVELDGITRAGFADASGFDTTIDVHEYREGGDNTTMRKLPGMAKYSNITLKRGLTDDRELYDWMRSGALGTVERKSGSIVVMDLAGNEKVRWNFVNAWPTKWSAPEFSAKGNDVAIETFGLAHEGIERA